The Bacillus thuringiensis region TTGCTGTTCCATGTGCATTTAACCGTTGTGGCAATTGATTTAGACCAGCAGTCTGAATCGGCATCATCATTAAGGCCATACCAATGCGACGCCCTGTTGACATGAGAATCAAATAGATATAACTAGTGGACTCCGTCAAGTTGATAAAACCCATTGTTGTAATAATGGTAATTGTCATTCCAGTAATAGCTAACCATTTCGCACCAAAGCGATCGAATAGCTTACCGGTAACCGGCATAAGGAATCCCATGACCAGCGCACCTGGAAGAAGCAGAAGACCCGACTCAATGGCTGTGAAACCACGCATATTTTGGAGATATAACGGAAGTAACATCATATCTGCATACATAACCATAGTAATTGCGATATTAATGATTGTTGTTAAAGAAAACATATTATATTTAAATACACGTAAGTCAAGCAATGGATTTTGTGATCTTAATTCCTTCCATGAAAAGAGGACAAGGGCTAAAATACCAACAGTAATCGTACCTGCTACCTCTATATCTGACCAGCCAAGGCTTCCGGCCTGGCTGAAACCATAAATTAATGCACCGAAACCAATGGTAGAGAGAATAACACTTAGGATATTAAGTTTTGTCTTAATTCGGTCGGATACATTTCGGAGATAAATGAATCCGAGTACAATAACAAGGATAGCAAATGGAATCATTCCGTAAAACATCGTTTCCCATTTATAGTTATCAATAATGTACCCGGCAATTGTAGGACCAATTGCTGGCGCAAAAATGACGGCAAGTCCCACCATTCCCATAGCTGCTCCTCTCTTTTCGCGAGGGAAGATGGTCAAAATAACATGCGTAAGCAATGGCATAATGATTCCTGCACCGGCTGCCTGAATCATACGTCCAGTTAACAAGACAGGAAATCCTGTTGCTACAGCTGAAACAATGGTTCCAGCTAGAAATATAAACATCGAAGTTTGAAAGAGTTCACGTGTGGTAAACCGTTGCATTAAATAAGCGGTAATAGGAATCAAGACGCCGTTTACTAGCATGTAACCGGTTGTTAACCACTGGGCTGTTGTAGCCGAAATCTTAAATTCAACCATAAGTTCAGGAGTAGCGACACTCATGAGTGTTTGGTTTAAGGTTGCAAGAAAAGCACCTAAAATCATAATGAACATAATAGGTCCTTTTTTTATCGAATTTGGGACTGTTTTAGTCTGATTATGCAATTTTTTCATATCCTTTCTAATTTTAACATAGACTTTTTTTACAAAGTGTTGAATAATTTACACTATATAAATTACATTATTATAGATTATTATGACAACAGACAATTTCTTAATAAATGTCTATTAGTTATCACTTCTTATGCTTTCTGTTAATAAAGTCTAAGATAATAGACAGAACTTAGAATATTGTAAATTTCTAATTAATAGGAAAGGTGATTAGATATGACAAACCATCCAAAGTCCCGTGTAGACCCTCGAATCATTCGTACACGCCAGTTAATAAAAGAGGCTTTAATAGATCTTCTACAAGAGATGGAAATTAGCAAAATAACAGTTAATAAAATTGCAGAACGTGCGACAATTAATCGTGTTACGTTCTATCTCCATTATCGCGATATTCATGACATGTTGGAGAAAATGGCACAGGAAATGGTCGAGGATATTGAGAAGGTATTGATTAGCACGGAAAACCTCTCAGATTCCTCTGAGGATATAGAATGGTTAAAACTCGTAGACCTACTTGAGTACATTGCTGACAATGCTAAATTCTATAAAGTAGTTCTTGGTTCTAGGCGAACACCGATTTTTACAGAACGTTTGTTAAATACACTTTCAGACAAAATAACAGAGAGAACAGAAAGTCACCCCTTTCTCGTTACTAAAGACATTCCAAAAGATATTGTTATTTGGTACGGTTCTTCAGCTTTAATTGGAACAATTGTAAAGTGGTTACATAGGGACATGCCGTATACACCACAATTTCTTGCCAAGAAGTTGTATATACTTTTTAAATCAAGTAATAAAGAAGTTTGAATTGGTGTGGATTTAAAAACCATTACATAAATCTGGAAGGTACAATTGCCTGGATTTATCGAATAAGAAACATTTACACTATATAAAGTTACGTTAAATCCGTGGCGTTTTACCCCCACAAGATTAGCCGGCACTCATCCCCCAAAAAAAGAGGAAAATACAATAAAAAAACACTAATCTTATGTAAGATTAGTGTTTTTTTATTCTTGATGACCTTTTTTATTTAGATACAACCAACTAAATGTCCGCTTTTTATTATAGTCCGTTTAAAATGCTCATTGCGGGATTTGCTTCCATCGCTACACAGCCCCCAAAATTGGCCCATTCAAATCTTTGCTATGATTACCGAACAGGAATGAATAGTTTTTACACGTATCTCGACTTTACTCCATTAATAGCATAATCTCACGTATTTGAGATAAAGATAATTGTTAGTATGTAAGCTTCAAGTTACGAAAGAGTGGAGAAAGTCTAAAATCTTTAGCTACTTGTTTTATTATGATTTCACGTTTTACTAGATGCGCGGTGGATTTTTTATACAAAGCTAGGTGCCCCTCAATCAAAGGTTTCAGTTCAGGAAGTTTCCTTTTTAAAGCCATACCGAGATCCTTTGTAAGATGTACTGAGATAGTCAGCAGAGGCTGATTGCCCAACTACAAACGAGTTGTTTTATTAAAGATAAATCTGCAGTGCTCTAAGCGATTTATTTGTACTTAGGAAAGTAATCTACTCTTATAACTATATGATCATCCTGCAATAGGGTGATCACTCACCTCCACATGATTTGTAGTTTTCTGATATGTCTGTAATTTAGGAATATAAAAAAAAGCACAATGCGAATGAATCCCCTTCCATTTTGTGCCGTGAACGAAAGGAATGAATATAACTATGAATAAATCTATCCAGATAAATAAATTGAATGCAATAAAAGCGAAATTGAGAAGATTTATGCTGGCCTATAAATTTGCTTTGGATGAAATGAATACGAAAATAAATATTTTAAAAGAGGAGTTTCAGCATATTCACGATTACAATCCAATCGAACATACAACTTCACGCTTAAAATCTCCCGAAGGTATTTTTAATAAAGTATTAAGAAAAAACATCGAGTTATCTTTTCTAGCAATAAAGGATCAAGTGAAAGATATTGCAGGTATTCGAATTACTTGTTCATTTAGATCGGATATTTACCGTCTGAGTGAGATGCTTTGCAATCAAAAGGATATTGAGGTTATTGAATGTAAGGATTATATAAAAGAGCCAAAATCAAACGGTTATCAAAGCCTACACTTAATCGTGAAAGTACCAGTATATATGTCAGACAGAGAAGAAAGAGTTTATGTAGAGATACAGATTAGGACGATTGCCATGGACTTTTGGGCAAGTTTGGAACACAAAATCTACTATAAATATAACAATACAGTTCCTGAAAGACTCACCTCAGAATTAAAAGAAGCCGCTACAGTTGCGACCGAATTAGATTTGAAAATGGAAGCTCTTCATCACGAAGTACGCGAATTAAAATCAAATGAGGAAGAAAAGCTAACCGAACTTCATCTCGCACAAAATCATTTTAACATTCCAATGCAGCTGTTAGAAATGGTGAATAAAGAGATAAGTGAGAATAAGTAAAGAATTGAACTACCCCCACAGTCCTTGCGGTTAGAAGCCTTATTGCTTCATTCTTTATATTAATACTTGCGTTAATATCCCTATCATGGTGTGTACGACAAGAAGGACAGTCGCATTTACAATACGTCCCTCTACTTCACGACTTTTGGCAAATCGAACAAGGCCTAGTTTCGGAAACTTTATTTTGTTCCCTACAACGGCAATGTTTTCATTTGTTTGTTAATGAACACCTCTTGTTCTAAAGATTGAATGCGCTGATTTATGGAAATAACAGCATCTTCTTTATAGCGATTTAAAGCATTCTTTTTTTTCTCTTCCTTTCCTTTTTTTGTAACATCCACTTTTTTTCTTTCATATTCTAAAGTTTCTTTTCGCTGTTTAATAAGCTTTTCAATACTATTTGTTTGCGCTTTTAAAGAAGCTATTTTATCAGTCAATATAAACACGGTGCACCTGGAAGGAAATTTTAATACAA contains the following coding sequences:
- a CDS encoding DHA2 family efflux MFS transporter permease subunit, translated to MKKLHNQTKTVPNSIKKGPIMFIMILGAFLATLNQTLMSVATPELMVEFKISATTAQWLTTGYMLVNGVLIPITAYLMQRFTTRELFQTSMFIFLAGTIVSAVATGFPVLLTGRMIQAAGAGIIMPLLTHVILTIFPREKRGAAMGMVGLAVIFAPAIGPTIAGYIIDNYKWETMFYGMIPFAILVIVLGFIYLRNVSDRIKTKLNILSVILSTIGFGALIYGFSQAGSLGWSDIEVAGTITVGILALVLFSWKELRSQNPLLDLRVFKYNMFSLTTIINIAITMVMYADMMLLPLYLQNMRGFTAIESGLLLLPGALVMGFLMPVTGKLFDRFGAKWLAITGMTITIITTMGFINLTESTSYIYLILMSTGRRIGMALMMMPIQTAGLNQLPQRLNAHGTAISNTIRQVAGAVGTSLLVTVMTSRTKSHLQDMVPTAAAKGMNQKELVTEASIQGINDAYLVIIGIGIIGLILSFFIKKVKQASELESNISAEMVTTEKLKIN
- a CDS encoding TetR/AcrR family transcriptional regulator, producing the protein MTNHPKSRVDPRIIRTRQLIKEALIDLLQEMEISKITVNKIAERATINRVTFYLHYRDIHDMLEKMAQEMVEDIEKVLISTENLSDSSEDIEWLKLVDLLEYIADNAKFYKVVLGSRRTPIFTERLLNTLSDKITERTESHPFLVTKDIPKDIVIWYGSSALIGTIVKWLHRDMPYTPQFLAKKLYILFKSSNKEV
- a CDS encoding GTP pyrophosphokinase gives rise to the protein MLAYKFALDEMNTKINILKEEFQHIHDYNPIEHTTSRLKSPEGIFNKVLRKNIELSFLAIKDQVKDIAGIRITCSFRSDIYRLSEMLCNQKDIEVIECKDYIKEPKSNGYQSLHLIVKVPVYMSDREERVYVEIQIRTIAMDFWASLEHKIYYKYNNTVPERLTSELKEAATVATELDLKMEALHHEVRELKSNEEEKLTELHLAQNHFNIPMQLLEMVNKEISENK